A genome region from Methanococcoides burtonii DSM 6242 includes the following:
- a CDS encoding IS1-like element ISMbu3 family transposase (programmed frameshift), protein MNCPRCKSSNHKKNGKIDGRQRYKCHDCGYSYSVEIKSTASPMSVKRQALQLYLEGLGFRSIGRFLGVSHVSVQKWIKKFGRELEDLKSENEISIVELDEMHTYIGNKKYCWIWIAVDRDGKRFIDCSFGSRGTETGLKLWKKLKGKEIGEVMTDHWRAYAEFVPEKIHTQSKAETYTVEGYNSIFRHFLARLRRKSKCYTKSLEMLKYSVLLLMKYRNKELAMFN, encoded by the exons ATGAACTGTCCCAGGTGCAAGAGCTCAAATCATAAAAAGAACGGTAAAATCGATGGACGCCAACGCTACAAATGCCATGATTGTGGGTATAGCTATTCAGTAGAGATTAAATCAACTGCTAGTCCCATGTCTGTTAAACGGCAGGCTTTACAACTCTATCTCGAAGGATTAGGATTTCGTTCAATTGGACGTTTTTTAGGAGTTAGCCACGTTTCTGTCCAAAAATGGATAAAGAAGTTTGGTCGTGAATTAGAGGATCTAAAGAGCGAAAATGAAATATCGATTGTTGAATTAGATGAAATGCACACTTATATTGGGAAC AAAAAATATTGTTGGATCTGGATTGCTGTTGATAGAGATGGAAAAAGGTTCATCGACTGCTCTTTTGGTAGCAGGGGAACGGAAACAGGACTAAAACTCTGGAAAAAATTAAAGGGGAAGGAGATTGGAGAAGTGATGACTGATCACTGGAGGGCATATGCAGAGTTTGTTCCAGAGAAAATTCACACTCAATCCAAAGCTGAAACATATACTGTTGAAGGATATAACAGCATATTCAGGCACTTTCTGGCAAGATTGAGAAGAAAGTCAAAGTGTTATACTAAGAGTCTTGAAATGTTGAAGTACTCTGTTCTTCTTTTGATGAAGTACAGAAATAAAGAATTAGCGATGTTTAATTAA
- a CDS encoding M12 family metallo-peptidase gives MVLVDAPDIRTYHGKVVGDEDSKVAMTISNNLLIGMIDVDENAYYIDFTKNEIGGKNIHNIYRAESIEFDLTDELNFEIDESADYDSKLEYSTMSDNLVLMSVGITSFNILLCYDSAYKDVYGSYTLVEMEISDMINTANLGLDDHDAMLTFDYYKRYGSLDNGTSQEIIDFFKDDIPPYRDITDSDLTTLFYGQDFDDNTLGRGSTYNGSSDRAYSVLQMVPSTGSYGASYSERCIVLTHEIGHNLDARYDEHYEWVAPPFTYYTVMSPFVVYNSTHRVRPLFSDGDIYGNASCNNGQYIEACKAMVAAFRTEI, from the coding sequence ATGGTTTTAGTTGATGCTCCTGACATCCGAACATACCATGGAAAAGTGGTAGGGGATGAAGATAGCAAAGTTGCAATGACCATCAGTAACAACCTTTTGATAGGTATGATCGATGTAGATGAAAATGCGTATTATATTGATTTTACAAAAAATGAGATAGGTGGAAAAAATATCCATAACATTTACAGAGCTGAATCGATTGAGTTTGATCTTACAGACGAACTGAATTTTGAGATCGATGAAAGTGCTGATTATGATAGCAAACTCGAATATTCTACTATGAGCGATAACTTGGTACTTATGTCTGTGGGAATAACATCATTTAATATTTTGCTATGTTATGATAGTGCTTATAAAGATGTATACGGAAGTTACACTTTAGTAGAAATGGAAATTTCAGATATGATTAATACGGCCAATTTAGGACTTGATGATCACGATGCAATGTTGACTTTTGACTATTATAAAAGGTATGGTTCCTTGGACAATGGTACAAGTCAAGAAATTATAGATTTCTTTAAAGATGATATTCCGCCATATAGAGATATTACAGACAGTGACCTTACAACTCTATTTTATGGGCAAGATTTTGATGATAATACCTTAGGGCGGGGATCAACTTATAATGGAAGTTCAGATCGAGCCTACAGTGTACTTCAAATGGTTCCTAGTACAGGATCATATGGAGCAAGTTACTCTGAAAGATGTATTGTTTTAACTCATGAAATTGGACACAATTTAGATGCAAGGTACGATGAACACTATGAATGGGTAGCTCCACCTTTTACTTATTATACAGTGATGTCACCCTTCGTTGTCTATAACAGCACACACCGAGTAAGACCATTGTTTTCAGATGGAGATATTTATGGAAATGCAAGCTGCAATAATGGTCAATATATAGAAGCATGTAAAGCTATGGTGGCTGCCTTCCGCACTGAAATTTAA